The Clostridium beijerinckii genomic sequence CAATATATTAATTTATCCTTTTTGAATTTTATAGGCGACTTAAGCAGAAATTACAAAGTATATTTTTAGTGCGTTAGAAGAAAATATATTTTGTTATCAATAAAATAATAAAGGAGGAAACAAAAATGGAAGCAACTATGACTAGACATTCAAATTCATTAATATCCGAAGGAAACCCAATGCAATATTGCATTGATGCTTGCAGCAAATGTGTGCAAATATGTGAGGAATGCTTAAATTTATGTTTACAACATAGTGATGCTAGAGATCGGATGTATTGTATTAAATCACTTCAAGATTGTGCTGAAATTTGCTCTACAACAGCTTGTTTTATTTCAAGAGGAAGCGGTCATATAAGAGAAATAGCTACTGTATGTGCTACCGTATGTGAAAGCTGTGCAAAAGAATGCGGAAGATTCAATGATGAACATTGTCAAACTTGTGCTGATGTATGTAGTCAATGTGCTAGTGAATGTAGACATGTATTGAATATGTAAGGAATTGTTTGATTTAAGTTACATCTTGTTTTAAACATAAAAGTTTGGAAAGTATTAAAAATCGCTATTTTAAAGTTGAATAGCGATTTTTAATGCTTTTGATAATTAGGAGTGATGTATTTTTTACTAGATTAAAAACAAGTAAATTATGTTTTTAGTTTCTTTATGTAGATTTTAAAAGAAAATTAACATTTAATAAGATAAAATTGGTGGAATATATATTGACAATAAAAGAATGTTCATTTATTATAGAAATATAATAATAGAGGTGTTTAAATGAGAAGGAAAGACGATGAAAAGCAAAAGAACATAAAGGAAGCAGTTATTAAATTAATTCTTAAAGAAGGCTTTCACGGTACGTCTATTTCGAAGATAGCAAAAGAGGCAGGGGTATCACCTGCTACAGTATATATTTATTATGAAAATAAAGAAGTCATGTTACAAGACATATATCTTGAATATTCTGAAGATATTTTTGATTACATACTCAGTAAACTTAACAATAAGATGAATGGTCAGCAAGTTATTGAAATTATTGTTAAAGAGTATTTTATTTATATTAGGGAGCATGGAGAAGTCTTTCATTTCGTAGATCAATTTGCTAATTGTCCAGCTTTATCAAATCAATGCTTGACTAAGAGGGGAATAGATAACCTAAATAATTTTCTTGATGAAATGAAAGAAAGAAAAGTTTTTAAAAATCTTCAAAATGATAATTTAAAAGCAATACTTTTTTATCCAGTAAAATCAATTGCTATTAATTCATGTATTGATGAAAATGAAAAAATTGAGTTGCTAAAGGAACTCATTAGAATAGTGCAAGAGGCATTACTTATATAATTAAACGGACTGTTTTTTAGTGCGAGAGATTTTGTGAAATATAATTGCAGAAGTATCTCGCTATTGCTTAACTAATCTTTAAATGAATGCTCGTTTAAGAATGTTCTAATAGGAAGGATGATTATGATGATAAATTTAGATAATAAAAATAATATAGGAAAAGTAATTCCTGTATCAGATATAGTGTTATTACCTGGAATGTACCATACACTAAAATTTAATAAATTTAGTGAAACTCAGATTGAAAGTTTATCAGATGAAGATATAGTTAATATTGCATTACCTTTAAAACAAAACTTTGGTCAAAGTAAGTTAAAGGAAGAAGATTTTCATAGAGTTGGTGTTACATTTCAAGTAAATGCAATTGAAAAAACAGAAAAGGGATATAAAGCTGAAATTAAAATATTAGATAGAGTTGAAATTAAAACATTTAGTATTGAAGAAGATTTTGTTAAAGCTGAATTCGAATTTGCACCCGATATTATTGATCTTACAGAAAAAAGTAAGGATGAAATGGTAGAGTATATTAAAAAAGTTACTCGTGAAATTAGTGAGAATTTTAAAGGATCAGAAAGGTTTATGTTGGCTGTAGAAGGTCAAAAAGATTTGAATAAGCTTATGGGATATTTATCTCATTTCATGCAAATTTCAAGTGAGGAAAAATATGATTTGTTGGAAACTCAATCATTAAAGGATAGAGGTCTTAAATTTATAGATTATTTATTAAAACAAAAAGAATCTTTAAAATTACAATTTGAATTAGCAGAAAAATTCACAGAAAAAGCTAATAAGAATTATAGGGAAACAGTATTAAGAGAGCAGTTAAAAGCTATCCAAGAAGAATTAAATGAAGGAAAAAGCTCACCTTCTAAAAAGGACAAGAACTACTTAAATAGAATTGAAGAGGCTCAGATGCCGGATGAGATAAAAGAAGTTGCTTTAGAAGAATTAGGAAAATTAGAAAGCCAAAGTCCAAATAGTGCTGAATACAATGTGATTAAAAACTACTTAGAATTATTAATTCAGCTTCCTTGGAAAAAACAAGAATTTAAGGACATTGATTTAGAAGAGGCAAGAAGAATATTAGATGAACAGCATTATGGATTAGAAAAAGTTAAAGATAGAATAATACAACATTTAGCAGTTATGCAGCTTAAAAATGATAAAAAGGGTTCTATTCTACTATTAGTAGGTCCTCCAGGAGTAGGAAAGACAAGTTTAGGAAAGAGTATTGCAGAAGCTTTAAACAGAAAATATGTAAGATTAAGCTTAGGTGGAGTTCGTGATGAGGCTGAAATAAGAGGGCATAGAAGAACTTATGTAGGTGCAATGCCAGGAAGAATTATTCAAAGTATAAAGAAAGCAGGAGAAATAAATCCAGTTATGGTTTTAGATGAAGTAGATAAGTTGATGGCTAGCTATAATGGAGACCCAGCAAGTGCATTATTAGAAGTACTAGACCCAGAACAAAATGATACTTTTACTGATCACTATTTAGATGTACCTTATGATTTATCTAATGTATTCTTTATTGCTACAGCTAACTCTCTAGATACTATACCAAGGCCTTTATTAGATAGGATGGAAGTAATTCAAATTTCTAGTTATACTATGAATGAGAAATTCCATATAGGAAAGAATCACTTGATATCAGCAGTTCTTGAAGAACACGGATTAAATGATACTCAGCTTGTTATAGAAGATGCAGCATTAGAAAGAATTATAAGTGAATATACTCTAGAGGCTGGAGTAAGAGGACTTAAAAAGCAAATAGCAACTATTGCAAGAATTGCATCAGAAAAGATTGTATCTAATAAGGTGGAATTACCTTTTAAAGTTAAAGAAGATGATTTAGAGGACTTATTAGGAAGAAAGGTTTCAAGCCATGATAAGGCTCAAGATGATAATGTTCCAGGGGTTGTAACTGGACTAGCGTGGACATCTGTAGGTGGAGAAATACTTTTCATTGAAGCGACAGGAATGCTAGGAAGTGGACAAATTGTCTTAACTGGACAGCTAGGGGATGTTATGAAAGAATCTGCGCAAATCTCTTTAAGTTTATTAAAATCAAGATTGCCGATTAATGCTATAAACTTTAGAGAAAGAGATATTCATATTCATGTTCCATCAGGATCTGTTCCTAAAGATGGACCATCAGCAGGAATTGCATTATTTACTGCACTTGCATCACTTGTTACAGGTATAAAAGTAGATTCGAAACTTGCAATGACAGGAGAAATAACTCTAAGAGGAGCTGTTCTTCCAATAGGAGGACTTAAAGAAAAATTATTAGGAGCTCAAAGAGCCGGAATTACAAAAGTACTAATTCCAAAGGATAATGTAGTTGATTTAAATGAGGTTCCACAAGAAGTTAAGGAACAATTAACTATTATAGCAGTAGAAACAGTAGAAGATGTTCTAAGAGAAACATTGGGGATTTCACTACCAAGAATAGAGCATATATTTAATCCTAATAAATTTATTGAAGGAACTTTCAAGCCAGCAGAAGAATAAGAAATATTAAGAGATGTTGTGAAAAATACTTATTGACAAGTAGAAGAAGCAACATCTCTTCTTGTTTTTTACAAGAACGGAAATATAAAAATTTCTAGTCGTAAAAAGTAATGAAATCAATGGTTGATAAGTATAAGCTTATCAAAGCCTATCTTTTTGTTAAACCAATGATTTTATGATTCCACAATACTATTTAAAATCATGCCTATTACTATTAATATTATGCCTGCTAGTCCAACAAATGTTGGATATTTATCATGAAATATAAAAACTCCACCTATAAGAGTAAATATTACTTCCCCGGATTGTGTTGATTCTACAACGGCTAACTTATGTGTATCATTACTTACTATGTCGGTTGCCTTAAAAAACAGTATTGTGGCAATGATTCCTGAAAAAATAGCAACGACTAAGGATTGAAGTATTTGTCCGTTACTTGGCATACCTACAGATAATACACCGAATATTGATATTAATATCCAAAAAGGCATGCTACATAAAGTCATTCCAAATACTCTCTGAAAGGTATTAAAATTATCATCGCAGATTTCCATCATCTTGCGATTACCAAGTGGGTAAGCAAATGCAGCTAGAATAACGGGAATAACTACAGAGATTATTTCTGAGAAAGAGACATTTTTTGATTGTTCAAACTGCATTAAAAATATACCTAGTAATATTAAAGAGGACATTAACAGAGATTTTTTCGGAAGTGTATTTCTTACTTTGCATATTCCAGCAGGTGTTTTAATATTTTTAAAAAATAATGGAGACATAAGAGCACCAGCAATTATAGTTAATTGCCAAGTTCCAGCAACTAGCCATGATGCACCATATGCAGATGCAAAGCTTAAAGGAGCGTAAAATAATCCAAAGCCTATTGTGCTCCAAGTAATCCATTGAATAGGTTTATTAATTATATCATTTAATACAGGATTTAATTGTCTATTTATAATCATAATAATAAGCAAGAGTGGCAACATAAAGATATATCGAAGTGATGAACTCCATAAAAAGCTTCCGCCAGAAATATTCATTTGTTGATTTAATATAAATGTGAATGCAAAGAAAAATGATGCTGCGACTCCTAATAGAAATGCTTTTGCCATTTGAAAGACTCCTTATCTAAAATATTTGAAATTAAGTTGTGAATCTAATTAGTAAGATATGTTATATTATATACGGGAACAATATTTTGTGCAATATATTATTTGTATATATGTTATGACATACAATGTTTTCGAGCAAAGGAGCAGAATATGAGAAATTTAAATTCGATTATTGGAAGCAAATTAAAGGAAATCAGAAATAAGAGAGAATTAAGTTTGGATGAAGCAGCAAAATTGACTGGAGTTAGTAAAGCTATGTTAGGTCAAATAGAGAGAGGACAATCAAATCCGACAGTATCGACTTTATGGAAAATTTCAACTGGATTAAAGGTATCATTTTCCTTTTTTATTGATGAAGAGCAGGATGAATTAGAGATAGTGGATCAAAATAATATTGATCCGATTATAGAAGACGATGCCAGAATGAAGTTATATCCTATATTCCCTTTCGATGCCAATAGGGGGGTTGAAATATTCACTATAGAATTAGAACCAGGGTGCAATCATGTATCTACTCCACATAGTGATGGTGTTGAAGAGTATATTATAGTAACTCAAGGTGAAGTAGAGATAGATATTGATGATCAAAAGTATTCACTACAAAAAGGTAATTCTATTAAATTCGTAGCCAATATACCCCATAAATATAGAAATTTGAGTAGAGAAAAAGCAATATTTCAAAATATAATATTTTATTTCAAGTAATGGAATATCATATGATCAAAATTGTTTCGATGAGAAAAATATACAATAGGTAAGTTGCATTTTAAGATTGCAAATGCTATCTTACCTATATTAGAGTGAAATGCTATAATATAGAATTAGATAATAAGAATTAGATTTTATTCCAAGGATAAAAATGAAGCGAAAGAGGTTGATTGAAGTATGGGAAAATTAAGAGTAATAGGAATAGGGCCTGGAAGCATTGAGAATATGAGCTTGAGAGCATTAAAGGCCATTGAAGATAGTGATGTTGTTGTAGGATATAACAAATATATTGACATGATAAAAGACTTAGTTAAAGATAAAGAGTTATATTCGACAGGAATGAAAGGTGAAGAAGCTAGATGCAAGGAAGCTTTAAATTTATGTAAAGATAAAAATGTTGCATTAATAAGTACTGGAGATGCAGGTATTTATGGAATGGCTGGATTGATACTTGAACTTAAAAAAGATGAGGACGTGGAGATAATTCCAGGTATTACTGCAAGTAGTGCAGCAGGATCTGTAGTTGGGGCGCCTCTTATGCATGATAATTGCAATATTAGCTTAAGTGATCTAATGACACCTTATGAAGATATAAAGAAGAGAGTAAAACTTGCAGCAGAAGGAGATTTCGTAATATCTTTATATAATCCTAAAAGTAAAGGAAGACCTGACTATTTAAGAGAGTGTATTGATATAATAAGGGAGTTTAGACAGGATAGCACTCCAGTGGCAGTAGTAAGACATGCACTTAGAGAAGGGCAAAGTTATAAATTATTTACTATCAAAGATTTTGATGAAGATATAGTAGATATGATGTCTATTGTAATAGTAGGAAATTCAAAAAGTTATTATAAAGATGAAAAATTTATAACACCTAGAGGCTATGAAAATAAAAGATAGAGATAGTTTGTATTTAGGTATATGAAAGAAAATAATGAGTTAATGATGCACTACATAAATTTGAAATAAATTAGCATGGTTGGCTCGTTATTTTTTTAATGTGTCTTGGCAATCTGGAATGGAGAAAGTATGATTGGATTTATTTTAGGAACTTCAGAAGGAAGAAAAATTTTATCGTTAATAAATAAATATACTAGTGACATTGCGGTTACAACTGCTACAGCGTATGGAGGAGAGTTACTCAAGGAATTTAATATAAAGCAGCTAAACACAAAGCCTTTGAATGCAGAAGAAATGCTAAAATGGATAGAGGTCAATCAAATTGATATGCTAGTTGATGCCTCTCATCCTTATGCACAAGAAGTTACCAAGACTGCATTAGAGTGCGCAAATTATCTTAAGATTAAATATATAAGATATGAAAGATTAGGTGCTCTTGAGAGTATTACTGGAGAAGATATAGTAAGAGTTAAAGATTATGATGAGGCTATTAAAATTATAAAAAATATAGACGGAAATATTTTAAATACTACAGGCGGAAATAATGTTTCTAAGTTTGTAAATTTAGAGTTTAACCATAGAGTGATACATAGAATTTTACCATCACCTAAAGTATTGGAAAAGATAGTCGAGAAGGGAATTAATATTAAAGATATTATAGCGCTTCAAGGTCCAATATCTTATGAATTGGAGAAAGCATTTATTTGCCAATATAATATTAAGGCAATTTTGACTAAAGACAGTGGTAAAGAAGGTGGAGTTCTAGAAAAGCTTAAGGCTGTTCGGGAAGCCAAAATTAAGTTAATAGTAATAGAAAAACCAAAATTTAATTATGAATTAGTATTTAATCATGAAGAAAAATTAGTAGAGTTTCTGATGAAAGATAAAAAATAAATTGGGGGTAAAAATGAATTATATAGTCAAAAGAACCACTTCGGAAGATGTAGGCTTTAAGTTTTTAGAGAAGCAACTTGATGAGGAGTTATTCGAAATATATGGGGAGATGCAAAATAACTATTCATCACACAATACAGTTAGAGATTTAAAGACAATTATAATATATGATGACAAAAAACCAATAGGCTGTGGGTGCTTAAAATTTCTTGATTATGATTTAGCAGAAGTGAAGAGGGTATATGTATCATTAGAAGATAGAGGCAGAGGGGTAGCTAAGATTATAGTAAAAGAAATTGAAAAATTGGCAATTGAAAGTAATGTTAAAAATATTATTTTACAGACAGGAAGTAGACAAAAGGCAGCTGTTAGTTTATACGAGAGTATGGGCTATAAGTTAAATGAAAACTATGGACCATATATAAATGATAGTAATAACATTTGTATGAAGAGAATTGTTGGATAGAAAAATTGGTTATGAGATGTTAATATAGCTATAAAAGTGTTTTCATTGAAAGAAAATAGATAAAAGGGGGAGATACTTACGGAAAGTGAAGAGAAACTGTCATTTTATGATGAAGAATTAAATGAAATTGGTGTAGCTTCTCGTTCGGAAATACATGCAAATGGACTTCTACATAAGGTTGTTCATTGTTGGATAGTAGATGAGTCTAGCAATGAAAAATGGATATATCTTCAACAGAGATCATATAAGAAAAAAGATTTTCCAGGATTATATGATATATCAGCAGCAGGACATGTTGATATTGGAGAGAAAATAGAAAATGCATTAAAACGTGAAGTTAAGGAAGAAATAGGGATAGAAATTAATTTTAGAAACTTAAGATTTGTTGGAAGTATAAGAGAAAAACTTAGCCTAAATAACTTCTTAAATAATGAAATATGTGAAGTATATTTATATAATGTAAAAGATCCTAAATTTAATATTGGATCTGAAGTGGAAAAGATGGTAAAGTTATCAGTTAGTGAATTTAAGAAGCTGGTATTAGGTCGCTATGACTATATTATGGCTTTTTCAATTGATGAAAAGTTAAAATTTAATATAAGAGCTCATGAATTTTGTGTACACAAGAAAGAATATCTAAAATCAATAATAGATTTTATTGGAAAATGATTATTGATTAAATTATCTTTTTGGAATATAATCAAAGAAAATAAATAATTCATACTGAAGGGAGTTAAAGTAATGAGCGTTAAAGAAAAAGTTTTAGAAGTTATGAGAGAGGCTGGAAAGCCAGTTAGCGCAGGTGAGGTTGAAAAGTTATCTGGTTTAGATCGTAAAGAAATTGATAATGCATTCAAGGAATTAAAGAAAGAAAGCGCTATTATATCACCAGTTCGCTGCAAATGGGAGCCAGCAAACTAATATACATGATAATTAAATTGAAGAGTACTCTTGGGATAATGATGATATCGCAAAAGAGGCTCTTTATTTTTTTTCGAATATATATTGCAAAAATAATTCTTTATCATAATTCTGAAAATATTGAAAGAATTTTAACAGTAATTGTGAACTCTACATTATGAATTGCAGCATATATATGATGTTTATGTTAAAGAAGCTAGCTGTTAGTTCATTAATAATTTTTTTAGTAATTACACTTAAAAATATATTTAAAAGAATAAGTGATTGTCGAAATATTATTTAAAAAGTAATAGAAGTTTAATAAAAATAGTTATCTGAAATTTATATTTACATTATATAATTTAAATATATAACTTATAGATAATATAAGTTATCATTAAACATTGGGTTACTGAAATTCTGAATGTAATTTTATTATTTTAGCATAACATTTTATAGCTTATTAAGAGAAGTTTTTTTGGCTATGATTGTTCATTTATAATCATATATTTTTTATGTGGGATGAAAGGGAGAATTATTATGAACACGAGAAAAAGAAAAAGAGGATTTAAAAGAGTTATACTAAATATTATAGCATTTGGTATTATAGCCTTTGCCATTTTTGGAGTTTATAGCGGCTATATGGCAAAATATAATAGTATAAACTTGAAGGATTTAAACACAAAAATGTATATACAGAATGCAGATGATGCGAGCAAAGGTAAACTTCAAGTAAATTGGAAGTTCATGGCGGCTATTGATGGTGTTAGATATAAAAATGATTTTTCTAAAGCAACAGATAGTAGCATAAATCAATTAGCTAATATGTTCATAGATAAAAATAGTAGTACAAGCATTAAAATTAAAAATAGTCAATATAAGCTCGTTGACTTGGATACAGTGTTAGATAAGCTATCTTTTGATAAAGAACAAAAAGAAAAAGTATATAAGTATTTAGATGATTTAAAATATATTGGATCTCAAAAGAATAATTTAAAAGATGAATCTAAGCAAGGATTTATTAATGATTTATATCCAGAGGCAATTGAGATATATGATAAGTATGGTGTTCTTCCTTCTATAACTATTTCTCAGGCAATATTAGAAAGTGGCTGGGGAAAATCAGATTTAAGTACCAAAGCCAATAATTTATTTGGAATAAAAGCAGATTCGGGATGGACAGGGAAAAAAATTAAAATGAGTACTTCAGAATATTATAAACAAAAAATTGAGGATTACTTTCGGGTATATAGTAGTAAAGAAGATTCCATAAAAGATTATGGAGAATTTCTCAGCAACAATAAAAGATATAAACAAAGTGGAGTTTTCCAGGCGACTGATTATCTAGACCAGGCTAATGCTATAGAAAAGGCTGGATATAGTACAGTAGAAAATGACAAGGGAGAAGAAATTTATTCGAAACTTCTGATAGGAGTTATTCAAGAACAAAATCTTCAGCTTTTAGATTTCGAATGTGAAATGAATTATTTTAAAGATAAAAAATAAATTATACACATTTTTTATGAATTTATGTTATATTAAAACAAAAAATAATAGAGTATATAATTGGGGGAAATAAAATGAACATTAATTCTAAAGAATTAAGAGATATTATTAA encodes the following:
- a CDS encoding four-helix bundle copper-binding protein, which encodes MEATMTRHSNSLISEGNPMQYCIDACSKCVQICEECLNLCLQHSDARDRMYCIKSLQDCAEICSTTACFISRGSGHIREIATVCATVCESCAKECGRFNDEHCQTCADVCSQCASECRHVLNM
- a CDS encoding cobalt-precorrin-6A reductase; this encodes MIGFILGTSEGRKILSLINKYTSDIAVTTATAYGGELLKEFNIKQLNTKPLNAEEMLKWIEVNQIDMLVDASHPYAQEVTKTALECANYLKIKYIRYERLGALESITGEDIVRVKDYDEAIKIIKNIDGNILNTTGGNNVSKFVNLEFNHRVIHRILPSPKVLEKIVEKGINIKDIIALQGPISYELEKAFICQYNIKAILTKDSGKEGGVLEKLKAVREAKIKLIVIEKPKFNYELVFNHEEKLVEFLMKDKK
- a CDS encoding GNAT family N-acetyltransferase, which produces MNYIVKRTTSEDVGFKFLEKQLDEELFEIYGEMQNNYSSHNTVRDLKTIIIYDDKKPIGCGCLKFLDYDLAEVKRVYVSLEDRGRGVAKIIVKEIEKLAIESNVKNIILQTGSRQKAAVSLYESMGYKLNENYGPYINDSNNICMKRIVG
- a CDS encoding multidrug resistance efflux transporter family protein, with amino-acid sequence MAKAFLLGVAASFFFAFTFILNQQMNISGGSFLWSSSLRYIFMLPLLLIIMIINRQLNPVLNDIINKPIQWITWSTIGFGLFYAPLSFASAYGASWLVAGTWQLTIIAGALMSPLFFKNIKTPAGICKVRNTLPKKSLLMSSLILLGIFLMQFEQSKNVSFSEIISVVIPVILAAFAYPLGNRKMMEICDDNFNTFQRVFGMTLCSMPFWILISIFGVLSVGMPSNGQILQSLVVAIFSGIIATILFFKATDIVSNDTHKLAVVESTQSGEVIFTLIGGVFIFHDKYPTFVGLAGIILIVIGMILNSIVES
- a CDS encoding glycoside hydrolase family 73 protein; this translates as MNTRKRKRGFKRVILNIIAFGIIAFAIFGVYSGYMAKYNSINLKDLNTKMYIQNADDASKGKLQVNWKFMAAIDGVRYKNDFSKATDSSINQLANMFIDKNSSTSIKIKNSQYKLVDLDTVLDKLSFDKEQKEKVYKYLDDLKYIGSQKNNLKDESKQGFINDLYPEAIEIYDKYGVLPSITISQAILESGWGKSDLSTKANNLFGIKADSGWTGKKIKMSTSEYYKQKIEDYFRVYSSKEDSIKDYGEFLSNNKRYKQSGVFQATDYLDQANAIEKAGYSTVENDKGEEIYSKLLIGVIQEQNLQLLDFECEMNYFKDKK
- a CDS encoding helix-turn-helix domain-containing protein is translated as MRNLNSIIGSKLKEIRNKRELSLDEAAKLTGVSKAMLGQIERGQSNPTVSTLWKISTGLKVSFSFFIDEEQDELEIVDQNNIDPIIEDDARMKLYPIFPFDANRGVEIFTIELEPGCNHVSTPHSDGVEEYIIVTQGEVEIDIDDQKYSLQKGNSIKFVANIPHKYRNLSREKAIFQNIIFYFK
- a CDS encoding TetR/AcrR family transcriptional regulator, whose protein sequence is MRRKDDEKQKNIKEAVIKLILKEGFHGTSISKIAKEAGVSPATVYIYYENKEVMLQDIYLEYSEDIFDYILSKLNNKMNGQQVIEIIVKEYFIYIREHGEVFHFVDQFANCPALSNQCLTKRGIDNLNNFLDEMKERKVFKNLQNDNLKAILFYPVKSIAINSCIDENEKIELLKELIRIVQEALLI
- the lon gene encoding endopeptidase La produces the protein MINLDNKNNIGKVIPVSDIVLLPGMYHTLKFNKFSETQIESLSDEDIVNIALPLKQNFGQSKLKEEDFHRVGVTFQVNAIEKTEKGYKAEIKILDRVEIKTFSIEEDFVKAEFEFAPDIIDLTEKSKDEMVEYIKKVTREISENFKGSERFMLAVEGQKDLNKLMGYLSHFMQISSEEKYDLLETQSLKDRGLKFIDYLLKQKESLKLQFELAEKFTEKANKNYRETVLREQLKAIQEELNEGKSSPSKKDKNYLNRIEEAQMPDEIKEVALEELGKLESQSPNSAEYNVIKNYLELLIQLPWKKQEFKDIDLEEARRILDEQHYGLEKVKDRIIQHLAVMQLKNDKKGSILLLVGPPGVGKTSLGKSIAEALNRKYVRLSLGGVRDEAEIRGHRRTYVGAMPGRIIQSIKKAGEINPVMVLDEVDKLMASYNGDPASALLEVLDPEQNDTFTDHYLDVPYDLSNVFFIATANSLDTIPRPLLDRMEVIQISSYTMNEKFHIGKNHLISAVLEEHGLNDTQLVIEDAALERIISEYTLEAGVRGLKKQIATIARIASEKIVSNKVELPFKVKEDDLEDLLGRKVSSHDKAQDDNVPGVVTGLAWTSVGGEILFIEATGMLGSGQIVLTGQLGDVMKESAQISLSLLKSRLPINAINFRERDIHIHVPSGSVPKDGPSAGIALFTALASLVTGIKVDSKLAMTGEITLRGAVLPIGGLKEKLLGAQRAGITKVLIPKDNVVDLNEVPQEVKEQLTIIAVETVEDVLRETLGISLPRIEHIFNPNKFIEGTFKPAEE
- the cobJ gene encoding precorrin-3B C(17)-methyltransferase, with amino-acid sequence MGKLRVIGIGPGSIENMSLRALKAIEDSDVVVGYNKYIDMIKDLVKDKELYSTGMKGEEARCKEALNLCKDKNVALISTGDAGIYGMAGLILELKKDEDVEIIPGITASSAAGSVVGAPLMHDNCNISLSDLMTPYEDIKKRVKLAAEGDFVISLYNPKSKGRPDYLRECIDIIREFRQDSTPVAVVRHALREGQSYKLFTIKDFDEDIVDMMSIVIVGNSKSYYKDEKFITPRGYENKR